One window of the Pseudomonas sp. MPC6 genome contains the following:
- a CDS encoding DUF3726 domain-containing protein: protein MFISSNELTSLLKRVFEGMSYPVGYYEDAAVLVKWLQVHGEQGFAELQRALPYVADSQRPALQLLVEESQALIFECHGRSALNCLPSIVELAQNKALEQGCVNVKIRNCHNRKFVLKLLVDCAKHGISAMAYWQNGKAPASEHVACISAGSAYPSYSEALLEEYGAPSDTQTLTLLLNTRIDLQGQLRDTSSKRQGLRQVSPEQFARAGDRAIEEGMDISIELWQHLNHLAEAVLVENSEQSRSGAGA, encoded by the coding sequence ATGTTTATTTCATCGAACGAATTAACGTCCCTGCTCAAGCGCGTCTTCGAAGGAATGAGCTACCCCGTCGGTTATTATGAGGACGCCGCAGTATTGGTCAAATGGCTGCAAGTCCATGGCGAACAAGGATTTGCCGAACTGCAGCGCGCGCTGCCTTATGTGGCGGACAGCCAACGCCCTGCCTTACAGTTACTGGTGGAGGAAAGCCAGGCTCTGATATTTGAGTGCCACGGTCGAAGCGCTCTGAATTGCCTACCCAGCATTGTTGAACTCGCGCAGAACAAGGCGCTTGAACAAGGATGCGTCAACGTTAAAATCCGTAACTGCCACAACCGTAAGTTTGTCCTCAAACTACTGGTTGATTGTGCAAAACACGGCATCAGCGCAATGGCTTACTGGCAAAATGGAAAAGCCCCGGCCAGCGAACACGTCGCCTGTATTTCGGCAGGCTCCGCCTATCCCAGTTACAGCGAAGCCCTGCTGGAAGAATATGGCGCACCCTCCGACACTCAGACCCTGACGCTTCTGCTAAATACCCGCATCGACCTGCAAGGCCAACTGCGTGATACCAGCAGTAAACGTCAGGGTTTGCGCCAGGTCAGCCCGGAGCAGTTCGCCCGTGCTGGAGATCGCGCAATAGAAGAGGGTATGGATATCTCGATTGAGCTTTGGCAGCACCTCAATCATCTCGCCGAGGCCGTGCTGGTTGAGAACTCTGAGCAATCGAGAAGCGGTGCGGGAGCCTAA
- a CDS encoding LysR substrate-binding domain-containing protein gives MNKYTESFASTRLPHMTLLLAFKTVAEQGSFTRAATVLHLSQSAVSQQVVKLEEALGVALFARSTRTVTLTKAGAGLLSDIGTPFDQLVAAFEKCARQLAPQVLHIEAEPVMSAFWLTPRLKHFTQRFPELRIQQLLTTQRVEFPDQVELAIKWGSAEWPGFEAEYLMSLNYVPMCSPSLLEGPNAIRAPADLARQALLHDRHQRDWESWQKLYPTVDLQVSSGHVVTDSHVLAQLAIEGHGVALCAIELTERAVSNGELVIPFPDMIMPHQLAYYLLTQPQKGVSEITRQFIEWLKEETGGHST, from the coding sequence ATGAATAAATACACAGAATCTTTCGCCTCGACACGACTGCCGCACATGACCTTGCTGCTTGCCTTCAAAACCGTTGCCGAGCAAGGCAGCTTCACCCGCGCAGCGACAGTGCTGCATTTGTCGCAGTCGGCCGTCAGCCAGCAAGTGGTCAAACTTGAAGAAGCGTTGGGCGTGGCATTGTTTGCGCGCTCCACCCGCACCGTCACGCTGACCAAGGCTGGCGCAGGCTTGCTAAGCGATATCGGCACGCCGTTTGATCAGCTTGTGGCAGCCTTTGAAAAATGCGCCCGCCAACTCGCCCCCCAGGTGCTGCACATTGAAGCGGAGCCCGTGATGAGTGCGTTCTGGCTGACACCACGGTTGAAACACTTCACTCAACGCTTTCCAGAGCTGCGCATCCAGCAATTACTAACGACTCAACGCGTCGAGTTTCCGGATCAAGTAGAGCTGGCGATCAAATGGGGGTCGGCCGAATGGCCGGGGTTTGAGGCCGAATACCTGATGAGTCTGAACTACGTACCGATGTGTTCTCCATCCCTGCTTGAGGGGCCTAACGCCATTCGCGCTCCCGCCGATCTGGCGCGCCAGGCTTTATTGCACGACCGGCATCAGCGCGACTGGGAAAGCTGGCAGAAATTGTACCCAACCGTCGATCTACAGGTTAGCAGTGGGCACGTCGTCACCGACTCCCACGTCCTGGCACAACTCGCGATCGAAGGTCATGGGGTTGCGTTGTGTGCGATTGAGTTGACGGAACGGGCAGTAAGCAATGGCGAACTGGTTATTCCATTCCCCGACATGATCATGCCGCACCAACTCGCTTATTACCTACTGACTCAACCGCAAAAAGGTGTCAGCGAGATAACCCGGCAGTTCATTGAGTGGCTCAAGGAAGAAACAGGCGGCCACTCAACATGA
- a CDS encoding IS6 family transposase, whose translation MSLIRKAFKRLHYPVAVIAQCVRWYLAYALSLRNIEEMMAERGIVVDHSTLHRWVIRLAPVLNTVLRRYQRPVGRRWRMDETYIKIRGHWKYLYRAVDTDGQTIDFLLTANRDANAALRFFRKAIRQCGKPEVVTIDKSGANTAALAVLNADQAEGITVRQNKYLNNLVEQDHRNIKRRIRPMLGFKSFRRAQTLLAGIELIQMIRKGQLQHPQGEGLSPAEQFYLLAA comes from the coding sequence ATGTCGCTGATCCGAAAAGCCTTCAAACGCCTCCATTATCCCGTTGCTGTTATCGCCCAGTGTGTTCGCTGGTATCTGGCTTACGCCCTGAGCCTGCGTAACATTGAAGAGATGATGGCGGAGCGCGGCATTGTCGTTGATCATTCCACGCTGCATCGCTGGGTTATTAGGCTGGCTCCCGTGCTGAATACGGTCTTGCGTCGATACCAGCGTCCCGTGGGACGCCGCTGGCGAATGGATGAGACCTACATCAAAATCCGCGGCCACTGGAAGTACCTGTACCGCGCCGTGGACACTGATGGCCAGACCATCGATTTTCTGTTGACCGCTAACCGGGATGCCAACGCAGCATTGCGTTTTTTCCGCAAAGCCATCCGCCAGTGTGGCAAGCCTGAGGTCGTGACCATCGACAAAAGTGGTGCCAATACCGCTGCCCTGGCGGTGCTCAATGCCGACCAAGCTGAAGGGATCACCGTTCGGCAAAACAAATACCTGAACAACTTAGTTGAGCAGGATCACCGCAACATCAAAAGACGAATACGACCGATGTTGGGATTCAAGTCATTTCGTCGAGCACAAACGTTACTGGCAGGCATTGAATTGATACAGATGATCCGCAAAGGGCAGCTTCAACATCCGCAAGGTGAAGGGCTGTCACCTGCCGAACAGTTTTATCTTCTGGCCGCCTAA